The genomic DNA tagcatgctaacggcTAGCGTCAGGCACACTTGGGAGTGTCAGCCTGACGCCACcatgttgctaggcaaccgGCCAGCCACTTACCTGCCACGTGGGGCTGCGAGCTGCTGGCtttgtgggcggggctgctgAAGGGGCGGGGGGAGCCGGGGTAACTATCCTGAGACTTggggctccgcccccccagacACCGCACCTCGCTGTCCATCCCGTTCACCATCTCGATGAACTGTCTCACCCTGATGGCGGTCAGATCACAGAACCTTCAGGAATGTGTCTCAGTGGGCGGGGCTGAAGGGCTCtcggtgggcggggcttacttGAGCATGAACAGCAGGTCGGGGTTCCTCTCCAGGAGGTGGGGGTAGAGCTGCTGGGTGGTCTCGATGGCCTCCCCCATCCGACCCGACAGAACCAGCTTCTGGATCTCTGCAGACACAGAGCAGCAGGTGGGTGTTTGCCTCCCCCCCAggtcatgccccccccccccaacacccccactCACTCTGGCGGTTCTTGATGGAGGCCAGCTCCTCGTGGACGGCCTGGTCGGTGGAGCGGGCGAAGGCCTCGGCGGTGGAGCAGTAGCTGTGGTGCACCAGGTAGGACGCCACCATCCTGAGGGGGGGACCACAGGTGTGAGCAGCGGGTCTCTTGACCGTCACTAGGCGTCTGGGGGGGGTCTTACTTCTGGATCATGGACTGCCACTCGCCCTCGCGCTCCCCCAGGGGGAAGCGGTCGATCTGGGCCTGGATCTTGGTCCTCCACTCACGCATGTAGTCCTCGATGTCGAACACGAACGGGTGCTGCCCGAAGTTAGCGTCCACCACCTCCCCCGGCGTCTGCAGCCCCACCGTGGGGTACAGGTTGGGCTGCAGGGGCATGAGTGGGGGGGGACACAGGAAATGAACACACCATGTGATCAACAGTCACACCTGAGATGGAAccgtgacgggggggggggggacttacCGGAAGGTCCGTGAAGGCGATACCTGCAGAGGACGAGagggcgtgtcatcacaaagGTGTGTCATCACGAGGGCGTGTCAGTCATGTCCATATCACACAAAACAGGAAGCACCTGGTTAGCCCCGCCTCCCCACAGGTAAACCCACTCATGCAGAGCTGGATTTAATCAGGCTAACAGGCGCTATGCTAACCTGctaacatctgtgtgtgtgtgtgtgtgtgtgtgtgtgtgtgtgcgtgtgtgtgtctcacccaGGCTGTGGCCGTTCTTTGTGTAGAAGCAGGTGTTGTTGATGAGGTTGACgcagcagccaatcacgtcGCCCGTAGTGAATGTGGGTCCGTACGGTTGGCCTGTGCCAGAGGAGCAGAAGGAATGGCCGTCGTCTCCATGGTAACCGTATGAGTGCTTGTCCCAACCTGAGGGGTGTGAACCAATAGAATCAGAGCTGATGACACAccctcacacccacacacacacacacacacacacacacacacacacacacacttaccagGGAGTCGGTTCATGTTGACGCCCTGAGCTGAGAGGCCGATGCCCATGAAGctgtggacagacggacagggGTCATGAGGTCGTGTCCTGtacctgctgcccccccccctccttacCCGTCTCTTCCTTTGCTGATGATCTTGACCTCAAAGTAGTAGACCCCACAGGCTGCTGGGATGGGGTGTGTGGCGCGAACAGACGCTGCGTCTTTAGGGGTTTTCCCATGACCTtcgggggtgggagtggggggtgaCAACAAAACGAGATGCAAGTCAACAACCTGCATCATGCATTGGTGGTTGGAGGTTCATCACCTTAGtaatattttactattttaaggatatatattattacattagAGTTATATATTATTTAGGGTTACACATCATCACATTAGGGTTATACATCATCACATTAGGGTTATACATCATCACATTAGGGTTATACATCATCACATTAGGGTTATACATCATCACATTAGGGTTAAACATCATCACATTAGGGTTATACATCATTACCTTAGGGCTATATATTATTACACTAAGGTAGTATATAATCACATTAGGGTTATACATCATTACATTAGGGTTATATATTATTACACTAAGGTGGTATATAATTACATTAGGGTTATACACTGTATACCACCTTAGTGTACTAATATACAACCCTAATGTAATGATGTATAACCCTAATGTAATTATATACCACCTTAGTgtaataatatactgtacatcattaCATTAGGGttatacagtataattacaTTAGGGTTACACATCATTACATTAGGGTTGTATATTATTACACTAAGGtggtatacagtataattacaTTAGGGTTATACATCATTACATTAGGGTTATATATTATTACACTAAGGtggtatacagtataattacaTTAGGGTTATACATCATGACATTAGGGTTATATATTATTACACTAAGGTGGTATATAATCACATTAGGGTTATACATCATTACATTAGGGTTATATATTATTACACTAAGGTGGTATACAATATAATTACATTATGGTTATACATCATTACATTAGGGTTATATATTATTACattgattcattttctgccgctgaatCCGCagtagcgggtcatggggagctggatcTCAGCTGGCATGGGGCGTGGGACACCCCgggtgtgacaccagtgcaccgctgagccacacatTAAGACAGAAAAcccgcatgcttttggaggtgggaggaagccattggctcagagggacctctgtgtggacctAGATctgtgtctatgcagcgtcctcgtcattcagccctcgacccatggggtgttctgatagttttacctAAATAtattagagtattcactatagaCTCcaagatagatactttattaatcccggaggaaattgtatatatccactgctcaggcattacataacgaataataattttttttttttaaaaaagtgacagagtaaagaggaaaagacgaaaagtttttttgtccgtacaaacaaatcaagaggtgatagaaaagcctgaaaaagggatgcgtttggttgatctcaccaaagaatatggccgtaatgcatctacaatcaccacgttattaaaacaaaaggacgtttaaggagtttaaggcatcacgtgggtggttggagaagttcagaaggaggactggaattcactctgttgttcatgggggggcaagagggcatgaaccaaagagggcaaaaaacaatgaggacagcagttattctttattttttacattatgcacaacgcTCATTTAGTGTTCCTCGAATTGCTAtaaatctaattgtaacatgtatttcttccatgttttgatgcatttttatgctttataaaacatccatgtctgaattttggggggcttggaacggattagggcatttgcatggaaaacgcgtctatACTTataaaattttctacttacataatttcttccagaaccaattagtTTCGTAAGtcgaggtaccactgtatatcaTTACATTACGGTTGTATATTACATTAGGGttatatattattacattaaaattatatattactgtattaaattaGGGTTATGCATCATTACATTTGGGTTATATCACATTAGAGTTATTATATTAAGGTGGTATATAATTACATAAGggttatacagtacatcataACATTAGGGTTGTATATCATCACATTAGGGATATATATCATCACATTAGGGATATATATCATCACATTAGGGTTATATCATCACATTAGGGTTATATATCATCACATTAGGGTTATATATCATCACATTAGGGTTATATATCATCACATTAGGGATATATATCATCACATTAGGGATATATATCATCACATTAGGGTTATATCATCACATTAGGGTTATATATCATCAGGGTTATGGAAGACTCAGGCCTGGATCATCACAGCAGGCCAGGAATCCTGACCAGCATTATCCAGTGTCTGACTCAGGTTTTGAAGTTAAACCACAGCTGaaggctctgtgtgtgtgtgtgtgtgtgtgtgtgtgtgtgtgtgtgtatgtgtgtgtgtgtgtgtgtgtgtgtgtgtgaggcctgtCAAACCCACACCCTGGAAGCAGTTTTCTTATAGGCCTGTGTCAGTCACTTCATTGGATGACTGACCAGTAACTAGTCCTCCCCACCACCAGCAGCTGGTTGACATGTTTCACTAGTGGGTCAATGGTGTTAGTTTCACTAGTGCAGTGGGTCAGTGGTGATGTTAACCCTTTATGCTGATGAAAGCTAACCAACATCACATGAGACTGAGTCAGAACTTCACCCTGTGACTCAGGACAATCCTCCGGTACCGGGGGATTACCTCCACCCTAACCTGACCAGTCATCCTGCTGATGGAGCTGACTAGTTACCGGGTAACCACCGACCCGGTGCTGGCCGTGGATCCATCTCGCCAGCTGGTCTGGTTCAAGATGTCCTCTGCTAGCCTGTTAGCCTGCTAGCCTAGCCCACTTTGTTTTTAGCCGCAGCACCAGCTCCTAGCACCAGCGGAGCCCCCGGCAGCACTGGACGCGGTGCCCCCCGGCCCGTACCTTTGTAGTGGACCCGCAGGTTGTTCTGGGACAGGCCGATGTAGCTGAACTTGTCCTTGGGGCTCCAGGAGCGCGGCAGCGGGGTCTCCGTCTCGTTGACGGCCGGGTAGAGCCGCTGCAGCCGCTGGCTGAGCTCCTTCTCCTGCTCGTTCAGGACCGAGTCTCCGTGGACCACCACCGACATCAGGAAGCCGCAGCCGGACGGCTGTCCGGACATGGCACCGGGCCGGGAGGGGGCAGCCGGCCGCAGCCCGCGGTGCGTCGGGGGGTGAGCGGGGCTAGCAGCGGGGCTGGCAACGGGGTTAGCAACGGAGCTAGCACGGGGCTAGAACGGAGCTAGCAGCGGGGCTAGCAGCGGGGCTGGCAACGGGGTTAGCAACGGAGCTAGCAGCGGGGCTAGCACGGGGCTAGCAGCGGGGCTAGCAGCGGGGCTAGCGGGCGAGGCTAACGCTGCTCTGCGAGCGGAAGCCGCCGTTGGCTAACGCAGCAGCTAACGGGGCTAACGCGGTTATCTCGGCCAGCAGCGACCACCGGACGGCTCAGCAGGACATCAGCTGCCCGGACGGACACCGGGACACACCGGGGGGACACCGTGTCAGGCGCGGGGACACCGGCGG from Antennarius striatus isolate MH-2024 chromosome 18, ASM4005453v1, whole genome shotgun sequence includes the following:
- the ranbp9 gene encoding ran-binding protein 9 translates to MSGQPSGCGFLMSVVVHGDSVLNEQEKELSQRLQRLYPAVNETETPLPRSWSPKDKFSYIGLSQNNLRVHYKGHGKTPKDAASVRATHPIPAACGVYYFEVKIISKGRDGFMGIGLSAQGVNMNRLPGWDKHSYGYHGDDGHSFCSSGTGQPYGPTFTTGDVIGCCVNLINNTCFYTKNGHSLGIAFTDLPPNLYPTVGLQTPGEVVDANFGQHPFVFDIEDYMREWRTKIQAQIDRFPLGEREGEWQSMIQKMVASYLVHHSYCSTAEAFARSTDQAVHEELASIKNRQKIQKLVLSGRMGEAIETTQQLYPHLLERNPDLLFMLKVRQFIEMVNGMDSEVRCLGGRSPKSQDSYPGSPRPFSSPAHKASSSQPHVAGVDSSCFNGVTSNKSHGSSPHSRKPCPLGAGPAPQASDVSLNGSHSQPPTSSDVDMEVEPFTNGVTDSSPNGFLNGSKHAGEPDADMEVEAAPSRRQLCGGSQAAVERMIHFGRELQSMSEQLRRERGKSSTNKKMLKDAFSLLAYSDPWSSPVGYQLDSLQREPVCSTLNSAILETHNLPKQPPLAQAMGQAAQCLAIMARTGSGSCAFASVDHYLH